The DNA window gaaggattggatttctctctctcttcatccctcctgcTTCTTTTGGTCAGAGGTTCAACCGACTCATTATTTGAATCCTCCTTAACTTCGAGGATGCCCTGCGTTTCTCTCTCAGGTGAGTCCTCCATCGAGTCCGAAATCGTCTTGCGCTTCTTCGAGGTGCATCCTTCAGGCGACCTTTTGTCCAAGGACAGCAGAGATCCAGGAGAAACCAAGGACATTGTTTTGGAATTGTTTGCAATGTCTGTTTGGAGTTTGccattctgtttttctgtgagaagagacataaaaaaacagggGGTAAAAATGAGCTTTGTCTGAACACTGTTACCTGGTGATGAGGCCTGGAAGTTGTGTGGAGGTGGACAAATACCTGGCAGGACATTTAAGTCACTGGGACGCTCATGAGCTTCTGCAACAGTGGAGTCATACTGTTCAGCCATCCAATCAATCCACTTGTCTatgtcctcctcttctgtgaCAGAGCTGTTCATCTGCTGAGGGCCTGGTGGTTCAGTCTGTGCAGCCGTCCAATCGACCCACTCCTTGAATTCCATGTCTTCCGAGACACATCTGTTGACAGCAGTGGGGGCTTCATCCATCCTCATCTGCTGAGGCTCTGGTGTTCTATACTTTTCATGGAGCCATTCTAACCACTCCTCTAATTCCATGTCTTGTGAGACATATTTATCGTCATCAGTGGAggctccctccatcctcttctGCTGAGGCTCTGGTATGTTATACTTATCATGGAGCCATTCCAACCACTCCTTTAATTCCATGTCTTGTGAGACATATTCGTTGTCATCAGTGGAGGCTTCCTCCATCCTCATCTGCTTAGGCTCTGGTGGATTAAGCTCTTCAACTGGATCCATTCTCGATCTCTTTCGCTTTgtaactgtgaaaatgaaaaacgaaAGGTGGATATCAGCAAAGTGTATATTAGCCATTTCATCCAtaatatcaatcaataaaaacagcttCTCTTTATTCCACCCAGTCCCCTGCCcagttcatatttttctttattaaccTGTATTTGACTGCAGGACATTTAAGTCACTGGGACTCTCATGAGCTTCTGCAACAGTGGAGTCATACTGTTCAGCCATCCAATCAATCCACTCGTCTatgtcctcctcttctgtgaCAGAGCTGTTCATCTGCTGAGGGTCTGGTGGTTCATACTGTGCAGCCATCCAATCGACCCACTCCTCGAATTCCATGTCTTCTGAGACACACCTGTTGACAGCAGTGGAGGcttcctccttcctcatctGCTGAGGCTCTGGTGTTCTGTACTTTTCATGGAGCCATTCTAACCACTCCTCCAATTCCATGTCTTGTGAGACATATTTATCGTCATCAGTGGatgctccctccatcctcttctGCTGAGGCTCTGGTATGTTATACTTATCATGGAGCCATTCCAACCACTCCTTTAATTCCATGTCTTGTGAGACATATTCGTTGTCATCAGTGGAGGCTTCCTCCATCCTCATCTGCTTAGGCTCTGGTGGATTAAGCTCTTCAACTGGATCCATCCTCGATCTCTTTCGCTTTgtaactgtgaaaatgaaaaacgaaAGGTGGATATCAGCAAAGTGTATATTAGCCATTTCATCCAtaatatcaatcaataaaaacagcttCTCTTTATTCCACCCAGTCCCCTGCCcagttcatatttttctttattaaccTGTATTTGACTGCAGGACATTTAAGTCACTGGGACTCTCATGAGCTTCTGCAACAGTGGAGTCATACTGTTCAGCCATCCAATCAATCCACTCGTCTatgtcctcctcttctgtgaCAGAGCTGTTCATCTGCTGAGGGTCTGGTGGTTCATACTGTGCAGCCATCCAATCGACCCACTCCTCGAATTCCATGTCTTCTGAGACACACCTGTTGACAGCAGTGGAGGcttcctccttcctcatctGCTGAGGCTCCGGTGGATTAAGCTCTTCAACTGGATCCATCCTCGatctctttgactttgtaactgtgaaaatgaaaaacgaaAGGTGGATATCAGCAAAGTGTAAATTGGCCATTTTATCCAtaatatcaatcaataaaaacagcttCTCATTATTCCACCCAGTCCCCTGCCCAGttcatatttttcttcatcaacCAGTGTTGACTAcaaattttttgttttgtctctttgtgtttgtttttttcacaaatttcaGACACTCATAGATTTCAGTCCCCTTAACATGaaacatgatttgttttcatcaagatccatgaaatatcatcagagaaatcaataaacatgtggaaaaacatTCTATGATCTCACAATGCAAAAGAATGTGACAAAATATCCTGAATCCGCACCAAACTTGAGATGTCTCATCTATCTCCGTTTACAAGCTATGGTCTGTCAAGTTCAACATGctaaacaaaagtgaaaacacttaCAAGTAAAATGAAGCTTTaacaatcatttaaaacaatgtaaatgaaAGATAACACACATTGTGGATTAAATAGTTGTAATCAGGCTTACCTGAAGATGATTAGTCTTCTGCCAGTAATGTAAATATGTGTATGTCAGTTTGTATCTACTGATTTCTAACTCTTTTATACAAAGGCTATGACACACTTCAATGTCATCAAGGGAGCCTTCTTCTGTGTGTCTATAATCTACCTTTCCTTTGATGAGATTGAATGTTCACGCCCACAATTACCCACAATTACACaatatacatttgtttaaaaagtaagaaagaaaaaaggaaaataatgattTGTGGTATTTAAAAGCAAGATATTTAATGGATACTTTATattcataaaatacattcatttcaaaaatataaCAAAGAAGCACACAGCCATGCATGAATTTATACAGGAAATGaatatattcaatattcaacactCAAAAAGTAACAaaggaaaagttaaaataaagatttgtgaTGATCAAGGATAAGTTAATTGGGGAATACCTGAAATACTGAATAATGAAATTCATTCACTGCAAAGATATAGAGAATAAAAACCGAGTCATGTTTGACCCATGTTGTTTATCATAGGGTTAAAAATCAACTTGAATCAGGTTGAGTTTGTTTGCTTCCAAGCAAAGATGCACAGAAACATTCCAAAGCTTATAAAGTCTAAATGAAAtctatttaa is part of the Paralichthys olivaceus isolate ysfri-2021 chromosome 18, ASM2471397v2, whole genome shotgun sequence genome and encodes:
- the LOC138405371 gene encoding neurofilament heavy polypeptide-like isoform X1 — its product is MDKMANLHFADIHLSFFIFTVTKSKRSRMDPVEELNPPEPQQMRKEEASTAVNRCVSEDMEFEEWVDWMAAQYEPPDPQQMNSSVTEEEDIDEWIDWMAEQYDSTVAEAHESPSDLNVLQSNTVTKRKRSRMDPVEELNPPEPKQMRMEEASTDDNEYVSQDMELKEWLEWLHDKYNIPEPQQKRMEGASTDDDKYVSQDMELEEWLEWLHEKYRTPEPQQMRKEEASTAVNRCVSEDMEFEEWVDWMAAQYEPPDPQQMNSSVTEEEDIDEWIDWMAEQYDSTVAEAHESPSDLNVLQSNTVTKRKRSRMDPVEELNPPEPKQMRMEEASTDDNEYVSQDMELKEWLEWLHDKYNIPEPQQKRMEGASTDDDKYVSQDMELEEWLEWLHEKYRTPEPQQMRMDEAPTAVNRCVSEDMEFKEWVDWTAAQTEPPGPQQMNSSVTEEEDIDKWIDWMAEQYDSTVAEAHERPSDLNVLPEKQNGKLQTDIANNSKTMSLVSPGSLLSLDKRSPEGCTSKKRKTISDSMEDSPERETQGILEVKEDSNNESVEPLTKRSRRDEEREKSNPSIKKCCTLLRNVDTTHSPKPISDLKANVKEQMAEKIILRPRLAKRISFPAAKDRKRPYDSMEDSSKRETQDKQQQQQQMDINKGKKGKKRLKKIDD
- the LOC138405371 gene encoding uncharacterized protein isoform X2, translating into MDPVEELNPPEPQQMRKEEASTAVNRCVSEDMEFEEWVDWMAAQYEPPDPQQMNSSVTEEEDIDEWIDWMAEQYDSTVAEAHESPSDLNVLQSNTVTKRKRSRMDPVEELNPPEPKQMRMEEASTDDNEYVSQDMELKEWLEWLHDKYNIPEPQQKRMEGASTDDDKYVSQDMELEEWLEWLHEKYRTPEPQQMRKEEASTAVNRCVSEDMEFEEWVDWMAAQYEPPDPQQMNSSVTEEEDIDEWIDWMAEQYDSTVAEAHESPSDLNVLQSNTVTKRKRSRMDPVEELNPPEPKQMRMEEASTDDNEYVSQDMELKEWLEWLHDKYNIPEPQQKRMEGASTDDDKYVSQDMELEEWLEWLHEKYRTPEPQQMRMDEAPTAVNRCVSEDMEFKEWVDWTAAQTEPPGPQQMNSSVTEEEDIDKWIDWMAEQYDSTVAEAHERPSDLNVLPEKQNGKLQTDIANNSKTMSLVSPGSLLSLDKRSPEGCTSKKRKTISDSMEDSPERETQGILEVKEDSNNESVEPLTKRSRRDEEREKSNPSIKKCCTLLRNVDTTHSPKPISDLKANVKEQMAEKIILRPRLAKRISFPAAKDRKRPYDSMEDSSKRETQDKQQQQQQMDINKGKKGKKRLKKIDD